AATTTTGTGTCTCCTCCAACATTGCCCGGGATACATCCAATTCTTCTTCCAGGCTATGAACGCGGCCATGTAACTCTTCGTTTTCCTTCAGCGATACATCCAAAGCGATTCGTCGTTGTTCGGCCAAGACTTTCCAATATCCATCGGACGGTTCACCGGTGGTTGTTAGATCCTCTTCGGTGATTTGTGACAGTGTGTGCAGCTCCAAATTGGTTTGGCATCCGACACATGCCTTTTTCCGCTTGATGCCATCGGAATCGTTGATTTCCGTTTCACTGAAAGTGACAATACTTTCAAGTAGATTTGTTAGCATTTCAAACATTTCGTTTCCGATTGAACACTTACGATTTTGATTTGGTGAACGTTCCTTTCAGTGGTGATCGGCCTACCAAGTTTTCTTTATCAAATGATTTCTGCagaattttgaaacttttccGGCTGTTTTTCAGATTCTCctaataaatacaaaataggCAAAACAATGACACTTAACCTCAAAATGGAGAGgatattttcgattaattACCTGTTGCTCGTTTATGGTATCCACTTTGATAAACACTTTACCGGATGAAGACGTCATCGTACAATAGATAAATCAATCTATTTGTGTCTCGTAAATGGTTTTAGATGCTCTTCAGGGCAAATTTGTCGGCTGTAAATAGAAGAACTGTCGCTTATAGAATAACTACACACCGTAAAATGACAATGCCGCCAAAAGTCCGATTCGCCATTGCTAAATCTTTTTCGCTGTCAACAATGGTCTGGGCGAATATTGGAACAGCTATGACATTTTGTTGgcaccaaaaattcaaatctttttttctgGCGTTTTCAAGCCGATTTGCTTTTTTGTCTGTCACACAACTGATAAATGGAATCATTGCTTCAGGCGATGTGAAACTAGTTCGTCCAGGGCATCCTATctgtgtttcttttttttaaattttgtttacgttgcaagaaatggaaagggattaaattcataatttctATTCGTTTCAAAAT
This DNA window, taken from Bradysia coprophila strain Holo2 chromosome X unlocalized genomic scaffold, BU_Bcop_v1 contig_71, whole genome shotgun sequence, encodes the following:
- the LOC119070284 gene encoding geminin isoform X2, producing MTSSSGKVFIKVDTINEQQENLKNSRKSFKILQKSFDKENLVGRSPLKGTFTKSKSETEINDSDGIKRKKACVGCQTNLELHTLSQITEEDLTTTGEPSDGYWKVLAEQRRIALDVSLKENEELHGRVHSLEEELDVSRAMLEETQNLVEVLTELVQEQDESADNDKEGESSRQSLFNGSISTGNSVTESTDEIPVAGTSDAK
- the LOC119070284 gene encoding geminin isoform X1, whose product is MTSSSGKVFIKVDTINEQQENLKNSRKSFKILQKSFDKENLVGRSPLKGTFTKSKSIVTFSETEINDSDGIKRKKACVGCQTNLELHTLSQITEEDLTTTGEPSDGYWKVLAEQRRIALDVSLKENEELHGRVHSLEEELDVSRAMLEETQNLVEVLTELVQEQDESADNDKEGESSRQSLFNGSISTGNSVTESTDEIPVAGTSDAK